TCCTCCCCCGCGAGCGGGGGAGGACCGAGGAGGGGGACAGCCAGCACGGTACGAGGTGGGGAAAAGCCAGCACGTTTTTAACTCGCATCAACCATTAAAGATTAGTCCCACCAAACGTCGAAGAGTTCAGTTACTTGAATATCAGAAAGGTTATGCTGCTCGAGCCACTTACGCACCAGTTCGCGGTGCTCATCGGTGCACTTGCCGGTTTCCTGCAGGCAAACCAGACCTTCCCACACCAGATAGCCGCTGCCATCGTAGGCCAAACCATTCGGCGCGATCACTTCGTTAATGAACTGATCAACAGTCGCATCAATTTGCTGCTCGGTGGTGCCTTCGGCAAAACGCCAGGCCACGGAGAAACCTAATTCCTGAAACTCATCAATATGCAGTTTTTTACGCAAACGACGGCTACGCTGTACGGCCATTATTTCACCCTCTCAAACATCAGATCCCATACGCCATGGCCTAGTCGCTGCCCGCGCTGCTCAAACTTGGTTAACGGACGCGTTTCGGGACGCGGCACGTAATCATTACTCTCCGACTGATTTTTATATCCGTCGATGCTGCTCATCACTTCTAACATGTGTTCGGCGTAGGCTTCCCAGTCGGTTGCCATGTGGAACACGCCGCCCAGCTTCAACTTGCGCATCACCAGTTCAGCAAACGGCACCTGTACGATGCGACGTTTGTTATGGCGCGCTTTGTGCCACGGATCCGGGAAGAACAGCTGCACCATACGCAGCGAGTTGTCCGGAATCATCTTCTGCAGCACTTCCACCGCGTCGTGACACATCACGCGCAGGTTCTCTACGCCCGCTTCCTTAGCCGATGCCAGACAAGCGCCGACGCCCGGAGCATGAACTTCCAGGCCGAGGAAGTTCTGGTGCGGATTGTTCTGCGCCATGGTCACCAGCGAGGCGCCCATGCCAAAACCAATTTCCAGCACGACCGGCGCGTCACGGCCAAACAGCGTCACCAGATCCAGCGGTTCCGGCTGGAACTCAACGCCCATCTCCGGCCATAAATTATCGAGCGCGAGCTGTTGTCCTTTCGTTAAGCGCCCCTGGCGGCGCACAAAACTGCGGATACGGCGTAATGGCCGCCCGTTCTCATCAAATTCAGGGGTGATGACGTCATTAATCATGTTGAAGCCTGCTGGTTAGCCTGTTCTGGGAAACGGGCATTATGCAAAGTTAGAAAGCAGAAGCAAGCCTTTGCAATGTTCCGGTTTACACCCTGATGTCTCTGTGCTGGAATTCCTGCCTGATTGTAGAGTAAACACGGAAAATTTCCTTCTTATGATGCAAGCGCCGATGTTCGCGCAACAAGTGCTGGATTGGTATCAGCGCTTCGGTCGCAAAACCCTGCCGTGGCAGCAGGAGAAGACGCCATACAAAGTGTGGCTCTCTGAAGTGATGCTGCAGCAAACGCAAGTTGCTACCGTCATTCCCTATTTTGAACGCTTTATGGCGCGCTTCCCCACGGTGGCCGATCTGGCCGCCGCGCCGCTGGATGAAGTGCTGCATCTGTGGACCGGCCTCGGTTATTACGCGCGTGCGCGCAATCTGCATAAAGCGGCTAAGCAGGTGGTTGAGCAACACGGCGGCGAATTCCCGCGTAACTTTGATGATGTGGCAGCATTGCCAGGGATTGGTCGATCGACGGCGGGCGCGGTGCTATCGCTGTCGCTGGGTCTGCATTTCCCGATTCTGGATGGCAACGTTAAACGCGTGCTGGCGCGCTGCTACGCGGTCGGCGGCTGGCCGGGCAAAAAAGACGTTGAGAAACGTTTGTGGCAGATCAGCGAAGAGGTCACGCCAGCCGCAGGCGTTAGCCAGTTTAATCAGGCGATGATGGACCTTGGCGCGTTAGTATGTACTCGCTCACGTCCTAAGTGTGAAATCTGCCCACTTAACAACGGCTGCGTCGCTTATGCCAACAGCAGTTGGGCTGACTATCCCGGCAAGAAACCGAAGCAGACTTTGCCGGAACGTAGCGGCTGGATGCTGATGATGCAGGATGGCGATGATGTGTGGTTAGAGCAGCGTCCGCCAGTAGGTTTATGGGGCGGACTGTTCTGCTTCCCACAGTTTACTAGTGAGCAAGCGCTGACTGACTGGCTAAGCGAACGGGGCATTCACGCCCAACCGCAGCAGCTCACGGCGTTTCGTCATACCTTTAGCCATTTCCATTTAGACATTGTGCCTATGTGGCTAGCGTGGCCTTCCTCCGGGTCGCTGATGGATGAAGCGGGCGGTCTCTGGTATAACTTAGCGCAACCACCGTCAGTGGGTTTGGCGGCGCCGGTTGAGCGCTTATTGCATGAATTGCGCCATCCCCAGCAACTGTCACTGCATAAGCATGTGACCGAAGAGGAAGAGTAATGAGCCGCACCATTTTTTGTACTTATCTGCAACGCGATGCTGAAGGCCAGGACTTTCAGCTCTACCCTGGCGAACTGGGTAAGCGCATCTTCAATGAGATCTCCAAAGAAGCCTGGCAACAGTGGATGTCCAAGCAGACCATGCTGATCAATGAGAAGAAATTGAGCATGATGAACCCGGAAGATCGCAAAGTGCTGGAAAAGGAGATGATTAATTTCCTGTTTGAAGGCAAAGATGTGCACATTGAAGGTTACACCCCGCCAGAAAAATAACCGTTCAGGGCTTCCCTTTGAGGCCCTCTTTTTCGAGTCAGGCACGTATTTACAATGAACAAAAAACTGATAGCCCTGCTGGTGATAGCACCCCTTTTGGTTTCCTGCTCCGGACAAAAAAAATCGCCGTTTCATGAAGAGTGGGTCAAGGACACCAACGGATTTGATATTTTGATGGGCCAGTTCGCCCATAACATTGAAAATATTTGGGGAATCAATGAGGTTCTGATCGCTGGACCGAAAGATTACGTCAAATATAGCGACGGATATTACACCCGCAGTCACATCAACTTTGACAGCGGTAGCATCACTATTGAGACCATTTCCGGCACCGACCCGATGGCCAGCCTGCGCCAGGCGATCATCACTACGCTGTTGATTGGCGAAGATCCGGGCAATGTCGATCTCTACTCTGATGCCAACGATATTCAGATCAGTAAAGAGCCGCTGCTTTACGGCCAGGTGCTGGACAATACCGGTCAGCCGATTCGCTGGCAGGGCCGCGCCGGCAGCTTTGCTGATTATCTGATTCAGAACAAACTGCAGAAACGCACCTCCGGATTGCACGTCATCTGGTCGGTGACCATTCCGATGGTGCCGAACCACCTCGATAAGCGTGCCCACAAATATCTGCCGATGGTGCGTAAAGCCGCTGAGCAATATAACGTGGATGCGTCACTGATTCTGGCGATTATGCAGATTGAATCGAGCTTCAACCCCTATGCGGTGAGCCATGCCGATGCGCTGGGACTGATGCAGGTAGTGCAGCATACCGCCGGTGTTGATGTGTTCCGTATGAAGGGCAAAGGCGGCAAGCCGAGCCGTAGCTATCTGCTTGATCCTGAGAATAATATTGATGCGGGCACCGCGTATTTGTCGCTGCTGCAGAGAAGCTATTTGGGTGGCATTCAGGATCCGGTTTCGCGGCGTTATGCGGTGATTACGGCCTATAACGGCGGTGCTGGCAGCGTACTGCGCGTGTTCTCCAGCGATAAAGATCGTGCGTTCTCGTCGATTAACGGTATGTCGCCAGCGGAGGTGTATCAGACGCTGACCACCAACCACCCTTCGGCAGAATCGCGTCGTTATTTGTATAAGGTGAGCCAGGCGCAGCGCAGCTATCGTCGGTTCTAGGACGGTGCGGCTTGGCCCTCATCCCAACCTTCTCCCGCTCGCGGGAGAAGGAGCCGATCCAGCACATGCTTAACAATGCTCACTACCTAAACATTCCCTCTCCCGCGTGCGGGAGAGGGTTAGGGTGAGGGAAATCAGCTCACCATCATATTCGCCACCAGATGCTTACGCCCGCTCTCATCTTCCTCGGTGTAAACCCCTTGCAGCTCAGGCGAGAAGCCCGGCAGAAGATTGATGCCCTCTTCCAGCGCGAGGAAATAGCGCTGCACTGCGCCGCCCCACACTTCGCCCGGCACCACACACAATACGCCCGGCGGATACGGCAACGCGCCCTCGGCCGCGATGCGCCCTTCGGCTTTGGCAATCGCCACCAGCTCCACTTCACCACGAATATAGGCCTGATGCGCATCCTGCGGATTGACGTGCACCGGTGGGAAGCAGGCAGCGCGGAACATCGCTTTCTGCAAATCCTTCACCTCGAAGCTGACATACAAATCGTGCATTTCCTGGCACAAACGACGCAGCGTGTAGCCTTTATAGCGCTCGATATTCTTGCGATAAACGCTTGGCAGCACTTCCGCCAACAGCGCATCCTCTTTCACGTGCTGCTCAAACTGTTCCAGCATCGCCACCAGATGCGCCATTTTCTCCGGCGTTTCCGCTGGCGTCAGCAGGAACAGAATCGAATTAAGATCGCACTTCTCCGGCACGATGCCGTTTTCGCGTAGATAGTTGGCGAGAATGGTCGCCGGAATACCGAAGCGGGTGTATTCACCGCTGGCAGCATCAATGCCCGGCGTAGTCAGCAGCAGCTTGCAGGGATCGACCAGATACTGTTGCTGGGCATAACCTTCAAAGCCGTGCCATTTCGCCCCGGGTTCAAGGCTAAAGTAGGCTGGATCGGCGGCAATGGCTTCCGTTTCGGCCGATTGCCACAGCTTACCGTGCACTTTTTCCGGCAGGAACGGTTGGATCATTTCACAGCGTTCCAGAATCGCTTTGCGCGCATCGATACCGATGGTGACGCAGTCGTGCCACATGCTACGTCCGGCCTCACCTTTGTGCATACGCGCGTTAATATCCAGCGCGGCAAACAGCGGATAGAACGGGCTGGTCGAGGCGTGCAGCATAAAGGCGTTGTTCAGGCGTTTATGCGGACAGAAACGCTTTTGCCCACGGATGTGATTGTCTTTCTTATGAATTTGCGAGGTCTGCGAGAAACCGGCCAGCTGTTTGTGCACCGACTGCGTAACAAAAATACCGGGATCGTTCTCGTTCA
The sequence above is drawn from the Pantoea nemavictus genome and encodes:
- the mutY gene encoding A/G-specific adenine glycosylase; its protein translation is MMQAPMFAQQVLDWYQRFGRKTLPWQQEKTPYKVWLSEVMLQQTQVATVIPYFERFMARFPTVADLAAAPLDEVLHLWTGLGYYARARNLHKAAKQVVEQHGGEFPRNFDDVAALPGIGRSTAGAVLSLSLGLHFPILDGNVKRVLARCYAVGGWPGKKDVEKRLWQISEEVTPAAGVSQFNQAMMDLGALVCTRSRPKCEICPLNNGCVAYANSSWADYPGKKPKQTLPERSGWMLMMQDGDDVWLEQRPPVGLWGGLFCFPQFTSEQALTDWLSERGIHAQPQQLTAFRHTFSHFHLDIVPMWLAWPSSGSLMDEAGGLWYNLAQPPSVGLAAPVERLLHELRHPQQLSLHKHVTEEEE
- a CDS encoding ornithine decarboxylase, with the translated sequence MNPLKIAASVAVAPNLSLNTARDVVTLDNTDFTDVAAVVISLSDTRSGVLTLLRQTGFNLPVFVAHAFDEEVLKLPGVSGEINGAPEEWAALEDAAQAYESELLPPFFDTLTRYVDMQNSTFACPGHQGGAFFRKHPAGRQFYEFYGENVFRSDMCNADVKLGDLLIHEGSAKDAQKFAAKVFNADKTYFVLNGTSSANKVVTNALLTRGDLVLFDRNNHKSNHHGALIQAGATPVYLEAARNPFGFIGGIDAHCFDDAYLREQIEKVAPHRAKDQRPFRLAIIQLGTYDGTVYNARQVVDRIGHLCDYILFDSAWVGYEQFIPLMAGCSPLTLELNENDPGIFVTQSVHKQLAGFSQTSQIHKKDNHIRGQKRFCPHKRLNNAFMLHASTSPFYPLFAALDINARMHKGEAGRSMWHDCVTIGIDARKAILERCEMIQPFLPEKVHGKLWQSAETEAIAADPAYFSLEPGAKWHGFEGYAQQQYLVDPCKLLLTTPGIDAASGEYTRFGIPATILANYLRENGIVPEKCDLNSILFLLTPAETPEKMAHLVAMLEQFEQHVKEDALLAEVLPSVYRKNIERYKGYTLRRLCQEMHDLYVSFEVKDLQKAMFRAACFPPVHVNPQDAHQAYIRGEVELVAIAKAEGRIAAEGALPYPPGVLCVVPGEVWGGAVQRYFLALEEGINLLPGFSPELQGVYTEEDESGRKHLVANMMVS
- the trmB gene encoding tRNA (guanosine(46)-N7)-methyltransferase TrmB; translated protein: MINDVITPEFDENGRPLRRIRSFVRRQGRLTKGQQLALDNLWPEMGVEFQPEPLDLVTLFGRDAPVVLEIGFGMGASLVTMAQNNPHQNFLGLEVHAPGVGACLASAKEAGVENLRVMCHDAVEVLQKMIPDNSLRMVQLFFPDPWHKARHNKRRIVQVPFAELVMRKLKLGGVFHMATDWEAYAEHMLEVMSSIDGYKNQSESNDYVPRPETRPLTKFEQRGQRLGHGVWDLMFERVK
- a CDS encoding YggL family protein, coding for MAVQRSRRLRKKLHIDEFQELGFSVAWRFAEGTTEQQIDATVDQFINEVIAPNGLAYDGSGYLVWEGLVCLQETGKCTDEHRELVRKWLEQHNLSDIQVTELFDVWWD
- the mltC gene encoding membrane-bound lytic murein transglycosylase MltC, with the translated sequence MNKKLIALLVIAPLLVSCSGQKKSPFHEEWVKDTNGFDILMGQFAHNIENIWGINEVLIAGPKDYVKYSDGYYTRSHINFDSGSITIETISGTDPMASLRQAIITTLLIGEDPGNVDLYSDANDIQISKEPLLYGQVLDNTGQPIRWQGRAGSFADYLIQNKLQKRTSGLHVIWSVTIPMVPNHLDKRAHKYLPMVRKAAEQYNVDASLILAIMQIESSFNPYAVSHADALGLMQVVQHTAGVDVFRMKGKGGKPSRSYLLDPENNIDAGTAYLSLLQRSYLGGIQDPVSRRYAVITAYNGGAGSVLRVFSSDKDRAFSSINGMSPAEVYQTLTTNHPSAESRRYLYKVSQAQRSYRRF
- a CDS encoding oxidative damage protection protein, which produces MSRTIFCTYLQRDAEGQDFQLYPGELGKRIFNEISKEAWQQWMSKQTMLINEKKLSMMNPEDRKVLEKEMINFLFEGKDVHIEGYTPPEK